A stretch of DNA from Ricinus communis isolate WT05 ecotype wild-type chromosome 4, ASM1957865v1, whole genome shotgun sequence:
TTGCCAAGTTGTTACTAAAACCTTTGAGTTTCTTCTGTTTTGTCAGGCTAGGAGAGAAAAGATAAGTGAGAGGATGAAGATACTCCAAGATTTGGTTCCTGGGTGTAATAAGGTGcttattatttgtattattgGTCTTGTCACAGTGATGTTTCTATGCCCTGTGCGTGACTTATACCACAATAAGGCTAGGAAGACATTATAAATCCACTATCTTCTCCATTTATATTGCATGTTGCATATGCCAATATAGAAGTTTATCAGTAATAGAATATTTCTTTACATCTTGGGGGTTCATGTAAGTTCCTAATTCAATCTCATCTGATTTGGAAATGTTTGCCCTCTATAACCAGGTTATTGGTAAAGCGCTCGTTCTTGAtgagataattaattatatccaGTCACTTCAGCGCCAAGTTGAGGTAGTATctccttctttccttttctatgTTTTCTGTATATGACAATTTCAATTCTTATATATGCTGAACCCGTACTTTGATCCATGCTACCTTTGACTTTGTTTTGTAGTTCCTGTCTATGAAGCTAGAAGCAGTCAATTCAAGAATGGGCATGAACCCCACAGTTGAAGGCTTTCATCCAAAAGATGTAAGTCTATCATACACGTTGGTTTTTAGACATATTTTCTTCACCACACAAACCatttaagtatttttcttCATCACAGAAACCATTCAAACTATAACGCTGTTGGATTTAGTTTCCAAATTATCTTCTTAAAAGGCTACTGACAAATATTCCTTAAATGGTGATGATTGATAAGAAACTGAGGGTTGAAATAGAATGTTCAGTCTGTAAACATTTTCTCAAATCTTTTTGGCAACTTAGACCCTTgataagattaaaataaaatgaccAATAATACTTTTGGTCAGGATACTTGTTATTGAGGATTCATGAGCTAATACTGCTTCTTCTGTGGTTATTCTAGCTTGTATTAgcctttatattttaaaaaggaaaagttcTGCATCTTCCacattgtatttttcttttttgttttgaatggACACACATGTGTGTTTGCACTCACATATGGCAGGCATATAAAGCATAATGCACCCAAGTGAGTTTCCACCTTtaggaatatatatttttttaattaatccttTACAGGTCATCCTTATGATAGTTGGCCATTTGCGAGTTTAACAAAAACCAATTGCTTGCCTTGATTAATCAGATTTTCTAGGAAGTGCTTTCCTACATTTTGCTAGTCTTCAAGTAACCCTCCCGAGGGGATAAATGAGAGCGACTACAATCTTCAGAGTTTAAACGTGGTGACATATTGTGCAAGTAACATTTCACTTTATGCTGCATATGGATTTATTTCTAGCGAGGTACTTTTGATGTTCCTTAGTTAACTGAAATACTAACATTATTTTGGTTAGATATCATTAACATTGTTTAGTTATTATGTTTACTTATATTAGGGTTGGCTAGTTTGAGTACTTTCTCATTAAGCCAAATACAAACTCCCACTTAGCAATGAGTGAGTTGCATCACAAGAGAAAGTCGACGTGCTTCACATACTCTTTATTTCCTAGAATATATGGCTATTCTGTCTTGGCCTTTTTTGCTACATATCTGTTGGTTTAGGTACATTGAAAATGCTTTTACGAAGGAATACTGTATTGACTATCAAttctattatttgtttttattaatggAGCATTCTTGGAACATGGTTTTGACATTTTAGATTCTTTAACATGTGCTAGAGAATTTAGTTGCTGTTTTTTCCGACCAAACAATTTCTTGTTGTAGGCTGATGCACAGCCATTTGATGCAACTGGAATGATCTTTGGACCTCAAGTGGCAAGAGATTATGCTCAAGCATCACATCACGAATGGCTACATATGCAGATCGGTGGAAATCTTGAAAGAACAGCGTAAACAATCAGCAACATTTGTTCACCCAATTCTTTACTTACTGAAAATTCGTGATTGCCTTGTATGTCAAGTGCATAAACGTATTTCCTACATGCATGACTGTTATCAATGGTGTAATCTCATATAGTTCGTAGAAAACGCATCTAATGCTATAGTATTATCTGACTAAATTCCTTATACTATCTTGTATTAGTTACTAAACAAAATCTCCTAGAGAGAAGATGTTGAAAGGAAAATACTCACAAGTTCCGAGTGATATGAAAGAGAAAGGCATGAACTCTTGTTAACCATGGATGCTAACATCACAATGGACTCTGTTGCCTgttaatttactttataaattctgcttgatgtttttttttttttttttaacacaaGGCAATGGTATATTAATGAAGGGAAAGACCCCACCAAATCAAACAAAGTTTATCAGAACCGAAGCACACTCCTAGCAGCATTGTGAGCTGCTAAGTTAAGATTTCTActaataaaacaaaaggagACTTGATCACAGGAAACCAAAAGATTATTAATACCTGAGAAAACCACCGCCCCATCAGTAGGCGGGAGGAAGCACCGTTAGCAACTTGAATTACTGCAAGGGCATCACCTCCAAACACAACTTTTCTCCATCGTTACTGATTCTGCTTGATGTTGAAATCAAGAATCACCTATCTCAATATTTCAGTAAATTTGAATCTATGTATTATTGCTGCATGCACCAGGAAAATAACCGAACACAAGATTAAACACCATATTCAAGTCAATGAATTGTGATACAGGGAGGAGATAGACATTACGTAtacttgaaaagaaaaaacttcaaAAAGATCTTCGAGAATATATTAAGATCCAAACTTGGATTTTATGGTATTGATTATGTCATCCCCTACTTGGAAAGCTTTTGTTAACACTTGATTGGGAATTTTAGGTGTTGAAGTAAAAAGATTTGCCGAGACAACTGCAGACCCAGGCAAGTGACTGTTGAAGGCAGTGAAAAGAAGAGCTTTTCCTTGTCCTACATTTAGTTGAAAGTGAACAAGACCACGAGGAACAACAAACATCTGCCCAGGACTCAAGACTTTAGAGTGAAACACATTACTAGTGGTTACAAATCCTACAAGAAGCTTCCCTTCTATAACCACCCCAGTCTCAGTTGCACGAGGATGCGAGTGAGGAGGGTTCAGGCCACCAGGGGAAAAGTCTACCCGATTCATCGAAATCCCAAGAGTATTGAGGCCAGGAAATGAAAGAACATTAGCTGTAGTCGCAGACCAACCAAACATGTTTGTTGTATTACCCTCTTTGCTCAAACCATCAAAGAAGAAATCATCTGAAGTTATTTCTGCTGCAGGTTTGCAAGGAAAGCCATTGACCGATATGGAGCCTTTTAAGTCAGCAACGCAGAAATCCTGCAGTGGGTCAGGATCAGCTGAGTTAATATACATGGGGAGAAGCAGTAACACTATCGAGCTACATAGAAGGTGAAAAAGCGATGAATGAGCCATGGTGAATATGTACTCTTGTTGCCAGAGAAGATAAGGAATATAGAGATGGTACTAGCAGATGGATGTCATggttctttatatatatgtaatctTTTGTACTAAACACCTCCATAAAAAAGTCTTAGCTTTGTAATAGCAAGTAAATGGTCCATATAATGATTGAGGTCAGAATGAAAATAACGTTTATGAAGGATGGGAGAGCACGCAATACAAAACCCAAGTGGCACCCTTCTTCTGAGCAGAGATAATTCACGAAACAAGGGCTCATTCTCTAGTTTGAGTAGACTTGAAATGGTCAGTAGCTTATACTAATGGTGACTTCCTACCTAATCTCAGTATAAATGAGAAGGGAAACTAGTTTCTTTTAGCAGAACTTTTGAACGAAAGGTGTTTTGGACGCAGTGAAGTCAATGGAATCTAGGGACTTTGGTAGAGGTTGCAACTTTAGtctttgaattttgaaaatgcTAAGTAGCTTAATGTGAAGCGTATTGTTTGCGTAAGAATGGATGACTAGTTACCtgtttcattaattttatacgCTGCCGTTCACAGACCTCTTCCACCAATGAGAAATCTCTATCGACAGCCATGACTTCAGAGACATGCGCTCTTGAAGATTTCATATGGCTATGACTAATTGTGATGGACGTTTATATAAGTTGTCACTGTCCAGTCATTTACCTGCAGACTTTAGCAGTTGAACTCCAATCTATTGACCTTTCGAGTCGAACCCTGTTaagttccttttcttttttcctggACTATTGCTATGTCTGGTCTGCACTATGCAACCAAGAGCCGAATATAGGTAGTTGGCTAACTGCGTCTCAGGAATTCCTTGTTTACTGCATAGAATAAGAAGAAACACCCAGTTTGGGGATTTGAAAAGGGCAGCTGACccttggaaaataaaaaaagaaaaatgatgcCTTGACTTGATCTGACAATCAGTCCCTGACAAACATGCAGATGAAGTAACTTAAAATTGCAGGCACTTCCATTTTATGATGCAAGAGCCCTCAACAGCTTttgataaacaaaaattaaagattgaaTGAAAATCTTTTCTATTCCAGTCCACACTTGTAACGTATCAAGTTTGTTATTTACACTCGTCAAATATCACAAAACCCTTTCTTTTATTGTGGTGTTTTAGAATGTAAATGTCATACTCCTAGGACAACAAATTGTGGCCTCTGAGCAATGGCCCACTAGGCCTTTATCCCATTTTAATGGCACAAGCCTCACATTTTGAGCACTTCAGAAGATACAGTCCTCATCAGGTCACAAGCCACTAATCGCAATATCTTCTAGAATTGCATTGAAATGAGGCTTCAAAGTTCAATGTTAAATCTGCATTCTGCAAGTACAGAAATGATAATGTAATCAAGAAGAGTAATAAGATTAAATCTATGGAAGTATAAAAGAGAGACATTCAGTTTGCAAGACCTTTATACGGCAGATGGGCTAATGGGAATCATGCCAGATGGAGTCACAAGGGCGTCAACCAACACATCATGTGAAGTTACAGGTATTACTCCTTCATCCATGATTTGTAGAGAGTAAGAGAGTCCAACTGTACAACCAGAGCAAATGTCaaatgtaaaagaataaaatagtCCGACCTGATTAGAAAGGATTTCCACATCTGTTGCATTTCATTATCCATATTAGAAagagattaaaagaaatatataccAAAAAGAGGCTGCTTCCAGTTCCTCTCCCTCGCGAGCTCTTGATACTTCCTCAAAAAGGTGTCATAATaactttttgaattttcatCACATatgtgaagaagaaaatatataaattaaagaacaGCAGAACTGACTGCAATTATGAGTTTATGAAAGTGCAACTAGTAcagtagaaaaataaaaaccttaTAAGACTTTAGAGGCTATGAAGACAAGCACACTAATTTTGCGCAGAAACTTTAAGTGGTAATAACTAATCTAACAGCCATACtcttattatttgattattttagagcaataaaatatcaacacTCTTCACTGGCCCTGCAAAGTGTAGTTTCTAGTGCATCTTCTTAGGATATATGGTTGAGACTCCACATATCAAATTATGAGTTGTAAGGTCCCCTTAACCAAGGCTTGGAGTTACAGAACAACAATAATATGGAGTGTGTGCGTGTctgaacatatatataagacCTGTCAACCTTTCAGATTACTCAAGAGATCAAATAGAGCTTAAGGTGATGAAAATGCACTGACTCACCCTCCACCACGCCCCAAGCGTTTTCCAGTTCTCTCAAATGCAAGTCCTGGGAACATAACAAGGACAAGGGCCATCAGTTACAATTTGGCTTTCCAATCATAACAGTTATCTTATGGCTATGGATAATTAACAATAGCAAGAAAATGTAGCACAGAAAATTTACCAGGCAGAAGGAATAAATCAACTGGGTCATTTGCCTGCAAAACTGCACCACTATAGATCTTTAAAATCTAgtaatattttacaaaaaagaataaacaaattttaGGAGTGTCAGCATCCTAATTTCTAGAGAGGATTGCAAACATGAAATATATGACAATTACTCTGGCATTGTTCATTGAAATGTGTAAAatgaatatggaaaaataagcTTGAGTGTGCAGAGATGCACAACACGAATCTGAGACAGGTCTAGGAAAAAGAGATCAGGGACATCGTATAGTGAGGTTCTGCAGACGATAATTTTCTTAACCTTGAGCAGTTTCCATGCATTACTATGTCTATGTCAATTATCACAACAGGATGCAAAATTCTAAGATACATCTTCAgccttatattttttagtgcCAGTAACAAAATAGCCTGCCATTTCTTTCAACTACTCAAACTCCTTCATAAAGAGGGACAGAGGAAACCAGTTGGTAGGCATAAAACATTGCTGCGTAACATAAGGTTCTCATTAAGCCtcacaataaaaaaagatatgttTAATGATTAGCCACCTAACAATATACACTAAACTCTTCCCGCATCTCATGCCAATAAATGAACCATAATAATCAAATCCAAATCTCTCTAACAcaattccaaataaaaaataaaattgaaagagttAAATGCATATAAATAACCAATTGAGAGTCTTGTCTACCACACTAACCATCTTCCCGTTTATTTCCAAGACCATCTATAGGAGCTGGTTCTAAAATATTCATGGAGTTTGCAATCAGATCATCCATGCTTGAAATGTTGAGCATTCGCATATGACTATTCTTGTCCTCCACACGTGGAACATAAAGCTTTTTCGGAGTCTGAGCACAGCCATCTAAATAATTAAGCAAAATTAAACATTACAACTCCAtcaattaaagatatttttaatccatGATTAAGCAAAAACCACCATATCAACTATTAAGCATCCTTATCTTGAGCATCAAAGAGTATATTTAACATTCAAAAACTTAAACCTTTTTCTGGGTTCTTCAAAATTTCCCTCAACAGTACAGAAGTATTCACTTCACGTAAAGCACTGCAACTTATATAAGCACAAAATGTCTTGCTAGACTTAAACCACGGAGCTTCTAAAACCAAACTCTGGATTGCATTGTCTAAAAACACCAAAACCCAAATGAGAAGTGTTTTAACTATATAAAGAAGAAGCTGACTTTATGATAAAGTTGATGAATTGAATTACAAAGTTACCTTCTTCCGATCGAAGAGAGGGGTCCATGGACTTGAGGGACTTGCGGACTTTGGATCGGAGGATCCGTTTTTGCTTGAAAATTTCATCGAAATTGGCGGTTTGGTGTTGGGCTATGCTCATGGTGGCGGTTGGGCGAAGGAGTGATGGTGGGAGTGTAGTTGGTGAAAATGTGAGGGGCCAAATCATGAAGGCTGCCTTCACCCTTTGTTTGAGCACACTTGTCCACATTATTTccccccttttcttttcacccTTCTTTTGCGTTTTGCCACCCAATTCCTAATTTGCTATGTTTTTCCCCGAAAATCAAATAAGGATCGAGTATGATACTGGAGTATATTGGAAAAGCTAGCCTTTTCTGATTATTAAGACAATAAAAAGAAGCAATTACTCAACTTcttgaaaataatatctttaaattagagaatatatatctaaaaactaGATTGATGTAAAATGCAGCGGTGAAACAGATCAAAAGAAACTTAATTAAACGgattagaaagaaatttaattttaattgatgtgTTCAAAATAAAACGAGTAGTTAATtcacttttatttaaatagaagtttatataaaagttaacTCAGGTATAATTATActtgaattttttaagtttagaTCTGTTTAcagtctaatttaattatttaatttaaaattctaattaaattcatatcgttattagaattaaataaattgttatatatataattttttattagaatttactTCTTCAAACTGacttaaaaaaagtaatttttagtttaaaataattattagattattttgaatttagctataaatttgaatacagcatgtatataaatttattttctttcaaatggACTAAACAATGTacctaaatttataaataagtttaaatagatttatcaatcattttattaggtgGAGTTTGCATAGatgataaattattcaaaatgtaatgtattaaagtaaattaaatcaaGGATAAACCAATTAaaagtgattttttttatatataaaaggaaactaaaagcataatttttaattaattcagtTAACAATCGGGTACAAAATTATGGACTAATTATGTAATAAACGaatgtaatatattattttatatacaaaaaCATTAGCAtgcaattattaattttcttcttctgacAAATAGACTCTTCTTCATCACTTGAATCTTTTAATTAGCACCAATAGcactataaattattaattagagaagtttgattgatatttttatttataaaaattgtaataatatttgtaatttaatttagtaagAATATAAAGCCTAATTAACTTGCaatgagaaaagaacaaaagaaaagaaaagagaccATAATTAGGACCGGAATCTAAAAATCTAAgaaaagattttgaaaaattttaaaaagaaattgacaaaCACTGCAAAAACAAAAGTAAACAAAcataaatttaacaaaaacgAAGGACCACAAATGTAAAACTCCCTAAATAACCCTTTAACCTGCAACAAACAAAAAATGACCTTTAGAGCACTCACTGCACTAGACCCAATCTGTCTTCTCGCTCAGCTCGAAACCTT
This window harbors:
- the LOC8258145 gene encoding 5-formyltetrahydrofolate cyclo-ligase, mitochondrial isoform X1; protein product: MWTSVLKQRVKAAFMIWPLTFSPTTLPPSLLRPTATMSIAQHQTANFDEIFKQKRILRSKVRKSLKSMDPSLRSEEDNAIQSLVLEAPWFKSSKTFCAYISCSALREVNTSVLLREILKNPEKDGCAQTPKKLYVPRVEDKNSHMRMLNISSMDDLIANSMNILEPAPIDGLGNKREDVLQANDPVDLFLLPGLAFERTGKRLGRGGGYYDTFLRKYQELARERNWKQPLFVGLSYSLQIMDEGVIPVTSHDVLVDALVTPSGMIPISPSAV
- the LOC8258146 gene encoding germin-like protein subfamily T member 2; translated protein: MKSSRAHVSEVMAVDRDFSLVEEVCERQRIKLMKQDFCVADLKGSISVNGFPCKPAAEITSDDFFFDGLSKEGNTTNMFGWSATTANVLSFPGLNTLGISMNRVDFSPGGLNPPHSHPRATETGVVIEGKLLVGFVTTSNVFHSKVLSPGQMFVVPRGLVHFQLNVGQGKALLFTAFNSHLPGSAVVSANLFTSTPKIPNQVLTKAFQVGDDIINTIKSKFGS
- the LOC8258145 gene encoding 5-formyltetrahydrofolate cyclo-ligase, mitochondrial isoform X2; this encodes MWTSVLKQRVKAAFMIWPLTFSPTTLPPSLLRPTATMSIAQHQTANFDEIFKQKRILRSKVRKSLKSMDPSLRSEEDGCAQTPKKLYVPRVEDKNSHMRMLNISSMDDLIANSMNILEPAPIDGLGNKREDVLQANDPVDLFLLPGLAFERTGKRLGRGGGYYDTFLRKYQELARERNWKQPLFVGLSYSLQIMDEGVIPVTSHDVLVDALVTPSGMIPISPSAV